A genomic region of Pseudovibrio sp. Tun.PSC04-5.I4 contains the following coding sequences:
- a CDS encoding MurR/RpiR family transcriptional regulator gives MQDPQEQTVAEKLRGHFNGLTRAERQLAVALLANYPVCGLGSVSELAKAANVSSPTVVRMSQKIGFAGFSELQAALRNELEATLSNPIAKQERWTRNAPDAHILNRFADAVIDNLKQTLQQIDTQEFDRAVQILTDQSRAVHIVGGRITRALSDYFFTHLQVIRDDVIAIASNANTWPHYLLNMKPGDIVVVFDIRRYEHDILRFVDLARERGVVVIVFTDQWTSPAAVNAEYVFNARIEAPSAWDSTVVIMFILEAMIEAMTTSTWDITRERMNTLEKLFDKTKMFSKSS, from the coding sequence GTGCAGGACCCACAAGAACAGACAGTAGCGGAGAAATTACGGGGGCATTTTAATGGGTTAACACGCGCTGAGCGCCAGCTTGCGGTCGCGCTTCTTGCAAATTACCCGGTTTGTGGACTAGGCAGTGTTTCCGAGCTGGCAAAGGCTGCAAACGTGTCCAGCCCAACCGTTGTTAGAATGTCACAAAAGATTGGGTTTGCAGGCTTTTCCGAGCTTCAGGCAGCCTTGCGGAATGAGTTGGAGGCCACCCTTTCAAACCCCATCGCCAAACAAGAGCGCTGGACCCGCAATGCACCAGATGCACATATTTTAAACAGGTTTGCTGACGCAGTAATCGACAACCTGAAACAAACATTACAACAAATTGATACGCAGGAGTTTGATAGGGCGGTGCAGATTCTGACTGACCAGAGCCGTGCAGTCCACATTGTGGGCGGACGAATTACACGGGCGCTGTCGGATTATTTTTTCACCCACCTGCAGGTTATTCGCGATGACGTGATCGCCATTGCCTCCAATGCAAACACATGGCCGCATTACCTGCTGAACATGAAACCGGGAGACATTGTTGTTGTCTTCGACATTCGCCGTTACGAGCACGACATTCTACGCTTTGTAGATCTCGCCCGCGAGCGCGGTGTCGTCGTCATCGTGTTTACTGATCAATGGACCTCACCAGCGGCGGTCAATGCTGAGTACGTTTTCAACGCCCGCATTGAAGCGCCCTCCGCTTGGGATAGTACTGTTGTCATCATGTTCATTCTGGAGGCGATGATTGAGGCAATGACCACCTCAACATGGGACATCACCCGCGAGCGCATGAACACCTTGGAAAAACTGTTTGACAAAACCAAGATGTTCAGCAAATCCAGTTAG
- a CDS encoding N-formylglutamate amidohydrolase: MDSTVGATVETINTGGSAPIVLVCEHASKTIPASLDGLGLSRKAAESHAAWDPGALAVALLLSKQLDAPLVAQRISRLVYDCNRPPEAPSAMPEKSEIYDVPGNVCLSDEQRLTRTEQYYRPFQRAVRKALDGKLAASQSPIMVTVHSFTPVYNGKQRDVELGILHDDDTRFADALLAVLEGNTDFNVQRNEPYGPEDGVTHTLVCQAQSRGILNVMIELRNDLIAKVEGQEKLAKLLGDAILHGLSGFKESSDRRDEGSDSTTRAAR; this comes from the coding sequence ATAGATTCTACCGTGGGCGCAACGGTTGAAACGATTAATACAGGCGGTTCGGCACCGATTGTATTGGTTTGTGAACATGCCTCAAAAACAATTCCTGCTTCTCTGGATGGGCTCGGATTGAGCCGGAAGGCTGCCGAAAGCCATGCAGCCTGGGATCCGGGTGCCTTGGCCGTCGCTTTACTTCTATCCAAACAGCTAGACGCTCCGCTCGTCGCTCAGAGAATTTCGCGCCTCGTCTATGATTGTAATCGCCCGCCGGAAGCGCCAAGCGCCATGCCGGAAAAAAGCGAGATCTACGATGTGCCGGGCAATGTTTGTCTGAGTGACGAGCAGCGATTGACCCGTACCGAGCAATACTACCGCCCGTTTCAAAGGGCCGTTCGCAAAGCGTTGGATGGGAAGCTGGCGGCAAGCCAATCGCCCATCATGGTGACCGTGCATTCCTTCACGCCCGTTTACAACGGCAAACAGCGTGATGTTGAACTCGGAATTTTGCATGATGATGACACGCGGTTTGCAGATGCTTTGCTCGCCGTTCTGGAAGGCAATACGGACTTTAATGTCCAGCGAAATGAGCCATATGGGCCGGAAGACGGGGTTACGCATACCCTCGTTTGTCAGGCACAGTCACGCGGTATTTTAAACGTCATGATTGAACTAAGAAACGATCTAATCGCAAAGGTGGAAGGGCAGGAGAAGCTGGCAAAGCTGTTGGGAGATGCAATTTTGCATGGTTTGTCGGGCTTCAAAGAGAGCTCTGATCGCCGCGACGAAGG
- a CDS encoding LysR substrate-binding domain-containing protein has translation MNVTFRQLKVFVAITQEGSLTAASGRLHLTKSAISMALSELERQLGRRLFDRANKQLILNEQGRRLLPLADELLDRAAAISQIFEADDATNGNLRLGSSYTIGNHLLPTLLGDFRRDTGYLHQSLMLSNSTKTCRMLLDFELDLGFIEAKIREKKLKVEPWMSDEMVIVRASTGEQDRGAPQPLSILEGKQWVLREPGSGTREFFYKEIGSDLNEWVEAFELNSTTAIVNAVAAGLGHACLSKRSVVGAVADGRLEVIALQKPLQRQFSLVYNTEKYQSPVFKSFKDYAHKWALGKD, from the coding sequence ATGAATGTAACGTTTCGTCAGCTAAAAGTGTTTGTCGCGATTACGCAGGAAGGGTCCTTAACCGCTGCGTCAGGACGCCTGCACCTCACTAAATCGGCAATTTCCATGGCTTTGAGTGAGCTGGAGCGACAACTTGGGCGGCGATTATTCGACAGAGCCAACAAACAACTCATCTTAAATGAACAAGGCAGGCGGTTGTTGCCACTGGCAGATGAGTTATTGGACAGAGCTGCTGCCATCTCCCAGATCTTTGAGGCTGATGATGCAACCAACGGTAATTTGCGCCTTGGCTCCAGCTACACGATTGGAAATCATCTGCTGCCCACGCTGCTCGGTGATTTTCGCCGGGATACGGGGTATCTGCACCAATCTCTCATGCTCTCCAACAGCACCAAAACCTGCCGGATGCTTTTGGACTTCGAACTGGATTTGGGGTTCATCGAAGCAAAAATCCGTGAGAAAAAGCTAAAAGTCGAACCGTGGATGTCAGACGAGATGGTTATCGTGCGCGCGTCCACCGGTGAACAGGATAGGGGGGCACCGCAGCCGCTTTCCATCTTAGAGGGAAAACAATGGGTATTGCGCGAACCTGGGTCTGGTACACGGGAGTTCTTTTATAAAGAGATCGGGTCAGACCTGAATGAATGGGTGGAAGCGTTTGAGCTGAACAGTACCACCGCCATTGTAAATGCCGTTGCTGCGGGCCTTGGCCATGCCTGCCTCTCAAAACGCTCGGTTGTTGGCGCTGTTGCAGATGGGAGATTGGAGGTGATTGCACTCCAAAAACCTCTGCAGAGACAGTTCTCGCTCGTTTACAACACGGAGAAGTACCAGAGCCCGGTGTTTAAATCCTTCAAAGACTACGCGCACAAATGGGCTCTTGGAAAAGATTAA
- a CDS encoding threonine dehydratase translates to MPLFSLEDLEAAHKTVGQFVPPTPAYAWPLLAERTGVDVYIKHENHTPTGSFKARGGFIYVDSLVKSGAKPTGLVTATRGNHGQSIALGASRNGVPAYIVVPEGNSLEKNAAMRAFGAKVIIAGKDFDESRKVAQKLHEEHGYHPVPAFHENLVKGVSTYALELFRAVVDLDVVYVPIGMGSGICSLITTRDLLGLKTKIIGVTAQNAPAFALSFSAGKPVQTETANTFADGMACRDPQQQPLEIILKGAEDVVTVSEAQIAEAMAAYYTDTHNLAEGAGAAPLAALMANKQAHQGKRAGVILTGGNIDLSTFLEVMNTHLQGAAEPVSA, encoded by the coding sequence ATGCCCCTGTTTTCGCTGGAAGACCTTGAAGCCGCTCACAAAACTGTTGGCCAGTTTGTGCCGCCAACGCCAGCCTATGCCTGGCCTTTGCTTGCCGAGCGCACGGGCGTTGATGTCTACATTAAACACGAGAACCACACGCCAACAGGGTCCTTCAAAGCCCGCGGCGGGTTCATCTATGTGGATTCATTGGTTAAATCCGGCGCAAAGCCGACCGGTTTGGTGACAGCGACACGCGGCAATCATGGCCAGTCCATTGCCCTTGGTGCGTCCCGCAATGGTGTCCCAGCCTACATTGTTGTCCCCGAGGGTAATTCTCTTGAGAAAAACGCCGCCATGCGCGCTTTTGGGGCAAAGGTGATCATCGCGGGGAAGGATTTTGACGAAAGCCGCAAAGTCGCTCAAAAACTGCATGAAGAACATGGCTATCATCCAGTGCCAGCTTTTCACGAAAACCTTGTCAAAGGTGTCTCAACCTATGCGTTGGAGCTGTTCCGCGCGGTTGTCGATCTGGATGTGGTTTACGTCCCGATCGGTATGGGATCTGGCATTTGCAGCTTGATCACCACCCGTGATCTGCTGGGCCTGAAAACCAAGATTATCGGTGTAACAGCGCAAAACGCGCCGGCATTCGCCCTGTCATTTTCCGCTGGCAAACCAGTGCAGACCGAAACGGCGAACACCTTTGCAGACGGCATGGCCTGCCGTGACCCGCAGCAGCAACCACTGGAGATTATTCTCAAGGGCGCTGAGGATGTGGTGACAGTGAGCGAGGCGCAAATCGCAGAAGCGATGGCGGCCTACTACACCGACACACACAATTTGGCAGAAGGCGCAGGTGCAGCTCCACTGGCGGCCTTGATGGCGAACAAACAAGCCCACCAAGGCAAACGCGCTGGTGTCATCCTCACCGGAGGCAATATAGATCTAAGCACGTTCCTAGAGGTAATGAACACACACCTCCAAGGCGCAGCCGAGCCAGTCTCTGCCTAG
- a CDS encoding 2-oxoacid:ferredoxin oxidoreductase subunit beta, with protein sequence MTDLKPKDFASSLDVRWCPGCGDYAVLKSLHKVLADTGAKLEDTLCISGIGCSSRLPYYMATYGFHTIHGRAPAIASGAKLANPDLDVWVFTGDGDGLSIGGNHLLHALRRNLDMQIILFNNQIYGLTKGQYSPTSKRGVRTPSSPGGSVEMPLNPARFAIGAGAKFIARSIDTQAKVLGPVLEAARAFDGTAFVEVLQNCVIFNDGAFDDLKDKKLSPDHTLVVEHGKPMVFGVKRDKGIRVMPGGFGLEIVPLEEGSLTEIDLLDHDETNHSLALALAELGDKDGEPTVLGILFREDAPEFGAASHVGLPEYPLSMNEKLSRLSATLRKAETWDVGEEVQ encoded by the coding sequence ATGACTGATCTGAAACCAAAAGATTTCGCCAGCTCCCTTGATGTCCGCTGGTGTCCGGGTTGCGGTGATTACGCTGTTTTGAAAAGCCTGCATAAAGTGCTGGCAGATACAGGCGCGAAGCTGGAAGACACCCTGTGCATTTCCGGTATCGGGTGTTCCTCGCGTTTGCCCTATTACATGGCGACCTATGGTTTTCACACCATCCATGGCCGTGCGCCTGCCATCGCATCCGGTGCAAAGCTTGCCAATCCGGATCTGGATGTTTGGGTGTTTACGGGCGATGGTGACGGCCTTTCCATCGGCGGCAATCATTTACTCCATGCGCTACGCCGTAATCTAGATATGCAGATCATACTGTTCAACAACCAGATTTACGGCCTGACCAAAGGCCAGTACTCTCCAACCTCCAAACGAGGCGTGCGCACGCCAAGTTCTCCCGGTGGTTCAGTGGAAATGCCGCTTAATCCGGCCCGGTTTGCTATTGGAGCAGGGGCGAAGTTCATTGCCCGCAGCATTGATACGCAGGCCAAGGTGCTTGGGCCAGTTTTGGAAGCGGCGCGCGCGTTTGATGGAACAGCATTTGTGGAAGTGCTGCAAAATTGCGTCATCTTCAACGATGGTGCGTTTGATGATCTGAAGGACAAAAAGCTGAGCCCGGACCATACTCTGGTGGTGGAGCACGGCAAGCCAATGGTGTTTGGTGTCAAACGCGACAAAGGCATACGCGTCATGCCCGGCGGGTTTGGGTTGGAAATCGTTCCACTGGAAGAGGGTAGTTTAACTGAAATAGATCTTCTGGACCACGATGAAACCAACCACTCCCTCGCCCTCGCGCTTGCTGAACTTGGCGACAAAGACGGTGAACCTACTGTGCTTGGCATTCTCTTCCGCGAAGACGCTCCCGAATTTGGCGCCGCCAGCCATGTCGGCCTACCGGAATACCCCCTGAGCATGAACGAAAAACTCAGCCGCCTCTCCGCAACCCTGCGCAAAGCTGAAACGTGGGATGTTGGCGAAGAGGTGCAGTAA
- a CDS encoding RbsD/FucU domain-containing protein, protein MLRGIDPILSPNLLHALRAMGHGDTIVIADANFPGESTAKRLIRLDGISATDVLKAVLEVLPVEEKEDAPASVMQTPEDMEDAPEVISAFQELLNEHTDTQIRLNYVNRSQFYENARNAYAVVQTGETRHYGNICLTKGVLPEH, encoded by the coding sequence ATGCTGCGCGGAATTGATCCTATCCTGTCCCCTAATCTTCTTCACGCTCTTCGGGCGATGGGCCACGGCGACACCATTGTCATAGCCGATGCCAACTTTCCCGGCGAAAGTACTGCCAAGCGTCTTATCCGTTTGGATGGAATTTCGGCAACAGATGTTCTGAAGGCCGTCTTGGAAGTACTTCCCGTCGAAGAAAAAGAGGATGCGCCCGCCAGCGTCATGCAAACGCCAGAGGATATGGAAGACGCCCCAGAAGTGATTTCCGCGTTTCAGGAGCTGCTCAACGAGCATACCGATACCCAAATCCGGCTCAATTACGTAAACCGGTCCCAGTTCTATGAAAATGCACGAAACGCTTACGCGGTGGTTCAGACTGGGGAAACCCGCCACTATGGCAATATCTGCCTGACGAAAGGCGTGTTGCCAGAACACTAA
- a CDS encoding DUF2339 domain-containing protein produces the protein MRSLLVEISRKLNFLNDQVKELHKSIADLRTQAPNQTRQQPEEAVVENPPVSATTSGVAEQVEASKTARNAAALANTRAEIVQAVLSKRASEALEDEGVATESVAPSVADAKPQQSAPHYSANHRSQGDRAEAWMGKVFRAMLGNFKKNWVVWLGALSLGFGGIFFVQYGIENGVLSPTMRVSSSIGFGLLLICGAEFIRRKQGSQPVDPFGPLVAAASGGLASLFGATIGAYSLYGLIGPTTTFIGLAIVSWLAIGGGLLYGPVLATVGILGAYYSPLLVSSTEPSAMLYLYFAMVLATSFVVERLRKWIWLSALSVLSVFVWVFLLQSQMPELNLTPVMLAAILVLTFTIPAFGVPPKSSYSWWPLDTEFKNYRQTYPAILSYAVATLVVLFGLYFAHLNTELIKPMVLVFGCLLVGHVFFLSKAETLDLIAPALLFGFALTFSGLVGSPWGMGAGDMSYFLGTLTVVVAAVTGGSLLRGRGSVRSTYWHWAAVGLPGIGTLVYYVFVSLQAPDLYGKAGSFGYVVALGLATCVAVYFRRFYKKFEIGVEASSALAFLLFLPFAYLFLGEIALPIVLMMSAIAVLEISDIFALKHARKAFYVFLSAVIFFSTQRYVREHGEATYGDLALLFLPVLLLCAVGWWRGNKRDSSSEAVVFETTAWAALSLFGCALLNVFYRDQAYIPNYVTFGTYALIFAVQVSVQLKRMSISSSFVKLRSNLFLVYWGLALLSCVFIIVMNPLSGAYVFGYFPIDSLSIAYLYPALALLLATERFWTLDAKLQNVTRGISGLMLLLFVGLEIRAFWQGPVLTKPGVLLEELYSYTVAMLIFSVGLISFASIKQRKRVGQLGLAFICVTCLKVFFIDMSGLYGLARATSFIGLGLTLVGIAWANKRFLSFDSDDTPIEDQNLQPE, from the coding sequence ATGCGTAGCCTTCTTGTAGAGATTTCTCGCAAGCTAAATTTCCTGAATGATCAAGTTAAAGAGCTGCATAAAAGCATTGCTGACCTGCGTACTCAGGCCCCGAACCAAACCAGGCAACAACCAGAGGAAGCAGTGGTTGAAAACCCGCCTGTATCAGCAACGACCAGCGGTGTTGCAGAACAGGTTGAAGCCTCCAAAACGGCTCGAAATGCTGCTGCCTTAGCAAATACCCGCGCGGAAATCGTGCAGGCGGTGCTGTCCAAACGTGCCTCTGAAGCTTTGGAAGATGAAGGTGTTGCGACTGAGAGTGTTGCACCGTCCGTTGCTGATGCAAAACCTCAGCAAAGTGCTCCTCATTACTCGGCAAATCATCGGAGCCAAGGGGATCGAGCAGAAGCTTGGATGGGCAAGGTCTTCAGGGCGATGCTGGGGAACTTTAAAAAGAACTGGGTTGTCTGGCTTGGTGCGCTTTCACTCGGGTTTGGCGGCATTTTCTTTGTCCAGTACGGTATTGAAAACGGTGTCCTTTCCCCGACCATGCGGGTCAGCAGCTCGATCGGCTTCGGACTCCTTTTGATCTGCGGTGCCGAGTTTATCCGCCGCAAACAAGGTTCCCAACCGGTTGATCCGTTTGGCCCGCTTGTTGCTGCCGCCAGCGGTGGTCTGGCATCTTTGTTTGGCGCAACCATTGGCGCCTACTCGCTGTATGGGCTTATCGGGCCGACAACAACGTTTATTGGTTTGGCAATCGTCTCATGGCTCGCAATAGGTGGAGGGCTTCTTTACGGACCCGTTCTGGCGACCGTTGGTATTTTGGGCGCTTACTACTCGCCGCTTCTGGTGAGCAGTACAGAACCTTCTGCGATGTTATATCTGTATTTTGCGATGGTTCTGGCAACAAGCTTTGTTGTTGAACGGTTGCGAAAATGGATTTGGCTCTCCGCCTTGAGCGTCCTTTCCGTTTTTGTGTGGGTTTTTCTGCTCCAGTCCCAAATGCCGGAGCTGAACCTGACACCCGTTATGCTTGCGGCTATTCTTGTGCTTACGTTCACTATCCCTGCATTTGGAGTGCCGCCTAAATCCTCCTACTCTTGGTGGCCTCTGGATACGGAGTTCAAAAACTATCGGCAAACATACCCCGCGATCCTCAGCTACGCAGTTGCAACACTTGTTGTGCTGTTCGGCCTGTACTTCGCTCACCTGAATACAGAGTTGATAAAACCAATGGTGCTGGTGTTTGGGTGTCTTCTCGTCGGCCATGTATTCTTTTTATCCAAAGCTGAAACGCTGGACCTCATCGCACCGGCTCTCCTGTTCGGATTTGCGTTGACCTTCTCTGGACTCGTGGGTTCGCCATGGGGCATGGGAGCGGGGGACATGAGCTATTTCCTTGGCACCCTGACTGTTGTCGTTGCGGCTGTAACAGGGGGGAGCTTGCTGCGCGGGCGTGGTTCTGTTCGCTCAACCTATTGGCACTGGGCAGCTGTTGGCCTTCCCGGTATCGGCACACTCGTCTACTATGTGTTTGTGTCGCTCCAAGCGCCGGATCTTTATGGCAAAGCTGGATCGTTTGGCTATGTTGTTGCGCTGGGGTTGGCAACTTGCGTGGCCGTCTATTTCCGGCGGTTTTACAAAAAGTTCGAGATTGGTGTGGAAGCCAGCTCAGCGCTTGCGTTTTTGTTATTCTTACCTTTCGCCTATCTGTTCCTTGGAGAAATAGCGTTGCCCATCGTCTTGATGATGAGTGCAATTGCAGTTCTTGAAATCTCAGATATTTTTGCCCTTAAACACGCACGGAAAGCTTTTTATGTCTTCCTGAGTGCCGTCATTTTCTTCAGCACACAGCGCTATGTCAGAGAGCATGGCGAGGCCACTTATGGGGACCTTGCCCTCTTGTTCCTACCAGTTCTTTTGCTGTGCGCAGTTGGCTGGTGGCGTGGCAATAAGAGGGATAGTTCCAGTGAAGCCGTTGTTTTTGAAACGACGGCTTGGGCTGCATTGTCCTTGTTTGGATGTGCGTTGCTCAATGTGTTCTATCGCGACCAAGCCTATATACCGAACTACGTCACATTCGGGACTTACGCTTTGATCTTCGCCGTACAGGTAAGCGTGCAACTGAAGCGGATGAGTATTTCAAGTTCATTTGTAAAACTCCGGTCCAACCTGTTCTTGGTTTATTGGGGGCTTGCTCTTCTCAGTTGTGTCTTCATCATTGTGATGAACCCATTATCCGGTGCTTATGTGTTTGGCTATTTCCCGATTGATAGTCTCAGCATCGCGTACCTTTATCCAGCACTCGCCTTGCTTTTGGCGACAGAGCGGTTCTGGACACTTGATGCGAAGCTCCAGAACGTAACACGCGGCATCTCCGGACTAATGTTACTGTTGTTCGTTGGGTTGGAAATTCGGGCCTTCTGGCAAGGACCAGTGTTAACAAAGCCAGGTGTCTTGCTTGAGGAACTGTACAGTTACACCGTGGCTATGCTCATATTCTCGGTTGGCCTCATCAGCTTTGCATCCATCAAGCAACGTAAGCGGGTCGGACAACTCGGGCTTGCATTTATATGTGTGACCTGTCTCAAAGTGTTCTTCATCGACATGTCTGGTCTTTATGGCCTTGCTAGAGCCACATCCTTTATTGGCCTTGGGCTGACGCTGGTTGGCATTGCATGGGCGAACAAGAGATTCCTGTCGTTCGATTCAGACGACACTCCGATAGAAGACCAAAACCTCCAACCGGAGTGA
- a CDS encoding TDT family transporter, producing MNILRNRLANVPAPLGGLALGIASLGWSWENAGDFGGALQLTGAVLASVLLIFLIGKITLAHKALFEDLRHPVVGSVVPTTAMALMISSKALSEINVNYGEVIWLAGIALHLAFLAAFIYHRAKDFKIQQMVPSWFVPPVGIIVAPVAYPGGAFEGLALFLLWFGLIAYAVMLPMMLYRLIFHPEVPDAAKPTIAILAAPASLSLAGYLGVVSQPSPIMVAVLGGIAVSMTALIYISFLRLLRLPFSPGFSAFTFPLVIGATALFRTVNWMKTLDAPAELVSQVNTLALFELYVATAIVAYVSFKYLMFFAPAFLPAKAPERRAN from the coding sequence ATGAACATACTCAGAAACCGCCTTGCTAACGTTCCCGCACCCTTGGGCGGGCTTGCCCTCGGCATCGCAAGTTTGGGTTGGAGTTGGGAAAACGCCGGAGACTTTGGCGGAGCGCTACAACTCACAGGCGCAGTCTTGGCGAGCGTTTTGCTCATCTTCCTGATCGGAAAAATCACGCTGGCTCACAAAGCGCTTTTTGAGGACCTTCGCCACCCTGTTGTTGGCAGTGTTGTCCCCACTACGGCCATGGCGCTGATGATTTCATCAAAAGCACTTTCCGAGATCAATGTAAATTATGGAGAGGTCATCTGGCTTGCGGGCATCGCGCTGCATCTGGCCTTTTTGGCGGCCTTTATATACCACCGTGCCAAAGATTTTAAGATCCAGCAAATGGTGCCCAGTTGGTTTGTTCCGCCGGTCGGCATCATCGTGGCACCTGTTGCCTATCCGGGAGGCGCATTCGAAGGGCTTGCTCTTTTCCTTCTGTGGTTTGGTCTTATTGCCTATGCGGTCATGTTGCCAATGATGCTGTACCGCCTGATTTTCCATCCCGAGGTGCCGGATGCTGCAAAGCCAACAATCGCCATATTGGCAGCACCAGCAAGTCTTTCACTGGCTGGGTATCTGGGTGTTGTTTCTCAACCATCCCCGATTATGGTTGCGGTGCTTGGCGGTATCGCTGTCTCAATGACAGCGTTGATTTATATCTCATTCCTGCGTTTGCTCCGACTTCCGTTCTCACCCGGGTTTTCTGCCTTCACCTTCCCGTTGGTGATCGGCGCAACGGCTCTCTTCAGAACCGTCAACTGGATGAAAACACTGGACGCTCCAGCAGAGTTGGTGTCTCAGGTGAATACTCTGGCCCTTTTTGAGCTTTATGTGGCAACTGCAATCGTCGCCTATGTCAGCTTTAAATACCTGATGTTCTTCGCACCGGCGTTCCTGCCAGCCAAAGCACCAGAGCGACGGGCCAACTAA
- a CDS encoding 2-oxoacid:acceptor oxidoreductase subunit alpha, whose translation MGILAQLSGGVCKNKNNMTIPAAVASDLELNMQNGLEHGRSTRELPVSQQPEVDYVRIRFAGDSGDGVQMTGTRLAEAAARFGNDIATFPDFPADIRAPSGTIYGVSAYSLNIGHTEVDTFGDETDALVALNPAALRKYLEGVKQNGLLIIDVDAFTERAISKAGFAGNPLEDGSLSNFRVLPLEITSSTEKALKETGLSSKDAKRCKNMWTLGLVLWLFERSTADVELWVEQKFHKKPELAKANVLALQAGHLYGEVSDLPPDVSRYRIQPAPLMEGEYRSINGNEGMAYGLYAGAALAGLELFYGSYPITPASPLLHTIAKLKELGAISFQAEDEIAAVCASIGASYAGHLGVTGSSGPGIALKTEAIGLAIMTELPLVIVNVQRGGPSTGLPTKTEQSDLFQAVWGRNGDAPLPVIAPAHPGECFDMGVEAVKLATKHMTPLMVLSDGYIANASAPWKLPDFSDPAYAPFPVKKASDPNGFLPFDHDPETMARPWAVPGTADLMHRIGGLEKQAGSGAISYDGENHQLMTQIRAQKLEAIAKSIPPQHVESGQTTGKLALLGWGSSWGPIRVAARRAELDGKSVSHIHLRHLWPLPLNLEELLSGFDRILIPEMNNGQLATILRSQMDLKFESVTCVKGRPFLVREIAKIIEDVLGA comes from the coding sequence GTGGGTATTCTGGCTCAGCTGAGCGGTGGTGTTTGTAAGAACAAGAACAACATGACCATTCCCGCTGCTGTAGCCAGTGATTTGGAGCTGAACATGCAAAACGGACTGGAACACGGTAGGTCAACGCGCGAACTCCCTGTTTCCCAGCAGCCGGAGGTGGATTACGTGCGCATCCGCTTTGCGGGAGACTCTGGCGATGGCGTTCAAATGACCGGCACACGCCTTGCGGAAGCTGCGGCACGCTTTGGCAATGACATTGCAACTTTTCCTGATTTCCCGGCCGATATCCGCGCACCAAGCGGCACTATTTACGGTGTCTCGGCGTATTCTCTCAATATTGGCCACACAGAAGTTGACACCTTTGGCGATGAGACAGATGCACTTGTGGCGCTGAACCCAGCTGCCCTGCGCAAATACCTTGAGGGTGTCAAACAAAACGGCCTGCTGATTATCGATGTAGATGCCTTTACCGAGCGGGCTATCTCCAAGGCCGGGTTTGCCGGCAACCCACTGGAAGACGGTTCCCTTTCCAACTTCCGCGTTTTGCCGCTGGAGATCACCAGCAGCACGGAAAAGGCGCTGAAGGAAACAGGACTTTCCTCCAAGGATGCCAAACGCTGCAAGAACATGTGGACCCTTGGTCTGGTTCTGTGGCTGTTTGAACGGTCCACCGCTGACGTTGAACTATGGGTCGAGCAGAAGTTTCACAAAAAGCCTGAGCTTGCAAAAGCGAACGTCCTCGCCCTACAGGCAGGGCACCTCTATGGTGAGGTAAGCGACCTTCCGCCGGATGTCTCGCGTTACCGCATTCAACCAGCCCCGCTGATGGAGGGCGAGTACCGCTCTATCAACGGCAACGAGGGCATGGCCTACGGCCTATATGCGGGTGCAGCGCTTGCTGGTCTTGAATTGTTTTACGGCTCCTATCCCATCACGCCCGCGTCTCCCTTGCTGCACACAATTGCGAAACTGAAGGAACTGGGCGCGATCTCGTTTCAGGCAGAAGATGAAATTGCCGCCGTCTGTGCGTCCATCGGGGCTTCCTATGCAGGGCATCTGGGGGTGACTGGATCATCCGGCCCCGGCATTGCCTTAAAGACAGAAGCCATCGGTCTGGCGATCATGACAGAGCTGCCGCTGGTTATTGTCAACGTCCAGCGCGGCGGGCCTTCCACAGGTTTGCCAACCAAGACCGAGCAGTCGGATTTATTCCAAGCCGTTTGGGGTCGCAATGGCGATGCTCCGCTACCCGTTATTGCGCCAGCACATCCCGGTGAGTGTTTTGATATGGGTGTGGAAGCTGTAAAGCTTGCCACCAAACACATGACACCATTGATGGTGCTCTCGGATGGTTACATCGCCAACGCCAGTGCGCCGTGGAAACTACCAGATTTCAGCGATCCGGCTTATGCGCCATTCCCCGTTAAAAAAGCCAGTGACCCGAACGGGTTCCTGCCGTTTGACCATGATCCGGAAACCATGGCACGCCCGTGGGCCGTTCCGGGAACCGCAGACCTCATGCACCGCATCGGTGGGTTAGAGAAGCAGGCCGGTAGTGGTGCTATCTCCTATGACGGTGAAAACCATCAGTTGATGACCCAGATCCGAGCGCAAAAGCTGGAAGCTATTGCCAAGAGCATTCCGCCACAACATGTGGAATCCGGTCAAACCACCGGCAAGCTGGCGTTGCTGGGGTGGGGCTCCAGTTGGGGACCGATCCGCGTGGCTGCCAGACGTGCTGAGCTGGACGGTAAATCTGTCTCCCACATTCACCTTCGCCATCTTTGGCCGTTGCCACTCAACTTGGAGGAGCTGCTCTCCGGTTTTGACCGCATCCTTATTCCTGAGATGAACAACGGTCAGCTTGCAACGATCCTGCGCAGTCAGATGGACTTGAAGTTTGAAAGCGTCACCTGCGTCAAGGGGCGTCCGTTCCTTGTACGTGAAATTGCAAAAATCATCGAAGATGTGTTGGGGGCGTGA